Proteins from a single region of Aureibacter tunicatorum:
- a CDS encoding potassium/proton antiporter, whose product MSLTIENVILVGSLLLFLSIIVGKTSYKFGVPTLLLFLAIGMSAGSEGVLGIHFDSPEIAQFIGVVSLNFILFSGGLDTSWSAVKPVLKEGLLLSTAGVFFTALSIGLFVWMITDFTVYESLLLGSIVSSTDAAAVFSILRSKNLALKYNIRPTLELESGSNDPMAYVLTIAFLTLVVNQDQSVLSIIPLFFQQMILGALAGFVFGKLSTLVINKIALGFEGLYPVLVIALMFITFSLTDVVGGNGFLAIYICAVYLGNQNLIHKVSILKMFDGIAWLMQIVLFLTLGLLVFPSQIIPYMGLGLLISLFLIVVARPVGVFLSFLFFKMRMKRKYYISWVGLRGAVPIVFATYPLIEGIEKAHIIFNIVFFISVTSVLIQGTTLSLFAKLLKVSLPEKVKPITENDRYILDLPKSDMKEVIVPEESYIVNKRIVDIHFPKSAFIVMIKRDGQFVRPGGATVIEANDVLVTLLDNENSILQVNEVVNQRA is encoded by the coding sequence ATGAGTTTAACCATTGAGAATGTCATATTAGTCGGCTCATTATTGCTGTTTTTAAGCATAATTGTTGGAAAAACTTCGTATAAATTCGGTGTTCCTACTTTGTTGTTGTTTTTGGCAATAGGCATGTCTGCTGGATCTGAAGGAGTATTGGGGATACATTTCGACAGTCCTGAAATCGCCCAATTTATCGGGGTGGTCTCATTGAATTTTATTTTGTTCTCGGGAGGTTTGGATACCAGTTGGTCTGCGGTCAAGCCAGTGCTAAAGGAAGGCTTGCTTTTATCAACAGCAGGCGTGTTTTTTACTGCTTTGTCAATTGGTTTGTTCGTCTGGATGATTACGGACTTTACTGTCTATGAGAGTTTATTGCTGGGCTCTATTGTCTCCTCAACGGATGCGGCGGCGGTGTTTTCAATTTTAAGATCAAAGAATTTAGCATTGAAATACAACATTAGGCCTACTTTGGAATTGGAAAGCGGCAGCAATGATCCAATGGCCTATGTATTGACTATAGCATTTTTGACTTTGGTTGTCAATCAAGACCAGAGCGTGTTGAGTATAATTCCATTGTTTTTTCAGCAGATGATACTTGGAGCTTTGGCAGGGTTTGTTTTTGGAAAACTAAGCACGCTTGTGATCAACAAAATCGCCCTAGGCTTTGAGGGTTTGTATCCTGTTTTAGTGATTGCTTTGATGTTCATTACATTTTCGCTGACCGATGTTGTGGGAGGCAATGGGTTTTTGGCTATTTACATATGCGCGGTTTATCTTGGAAATCAGAATTTGATTCATAAAGTGTCCATATTGAAAATGTTTGACGGAATAGCTTGGTTGATGCAAATCGTGTTATTCCTGACCTTGGGATTGCTTGTCTTTCCTTCCCAAATAATTCCTTATATGGGCTTGGGCTTGTTGATCTCCTTGTTTCTTATTGTGGTCGCAAGGCCAGTTGGAGTCTTTTTGAGTTTTCTGTTTTTTAAGATGCGAATGAAACGAAAATATTATATTTCTTGGGTGGGCTTGAGAGGCGCTGTTCCCATAGTGTTCGCCACTTATCCATTGATCGAAGGCATTGAAAAGGCGCATATAATATTCAACATCGTGTTTTTTATTTCTGTTACTTCGGTATTGATTCAAGGCACGACGCTTTCTTTGTTTGCCAAGCTCTTGAAAGTATCCTTGCCCGAAAAGGTGAAGCCTATTACCGAGAATGATCGGTATATATTGGATTTGCCTAAGTCGGATATGAAAGAAGTGATTGTTCCAGAGGAAAGCTATATTGTAAATAAGCGAATAGTTGATATTCACTTTCCCAAGTCGGCTTTTATTGTCATGATCAAAAGAGATGGGCAGTTCGTTCGTCCGGGAGGAGCAACAGTCATCGAAGCCAATGATGTGCTGGTGACTTTGCTTGATAATGAGAACAGTATTTTGCAGGTGAATGAAGTTGTGAATCAAAGAGCTTGA
- a CDS encoding DUF4291 domain-containing protein, translating into MKHQEIRADYDNKTITVYQAYNKNIALPAIKNNRFEKPFSFNRMTWIKPSYLWLMERSNWANKSNQEYILGIKIKRECWEKALAMGILTHPDKDIYSSGIDWEKMFDQAKVHIQWDPERTLKGGKLQERSIQVGISRFLIEEYNDNWIEEIVDMTPLTKKIYQLRKQGKYTEAKRLLPKERIYPVSKSIETSLGIK; encoded by the coding sequence ATGAAACATCAAGAAATAAGAGCGGACTACGACAATAAAACCATAACTGTTTATCAAGCATATAACAAAAACATCGCATTGCCTGCTATTAAAAACAATCGTTTTGAAAAGCCTTTCTCATTTAATAGAATGACATGGATCAAACCTTCCTATTTGTGGTTGATGGAGCGTAGCAACTGGGCTAACAAGTCGAACCAAGAATATATACTTGGCATTAAAATCAAAAGAGAATGTTGGGAAAAAGCCTTGGCCATGGGTATTTTAACTCATCCCGACAAAGACATTTACTCTAGTGGCATTGATTGGGAAAAAATGTTTGATCAAGCCAAAGTTCACATTCAGTGGGACCCCGAAAGAACACTCAAAGGAGGCAAACTTCAAGAGCGCTCCATTCAAGTCGGGATCAGCAGGTTTTTAATCGAAGAATACAATGACAACTGGATAGAAGAAATCGTTGATATGACTCCATTGACAAAGAAAATTTATCAACTTCGCAAGCAAGGCAAATACACGGAAGCAAAAAGATTATTGCCAAAAGAAAGGATTTATCCTGTCTCGAAGTCAATTGAAACAAGTCTTGGCATCAAATAA
- a CDS encoding DUF3857 domain-containing transglutaminase family protein yields the protein MKRFYFLLLITLWTAFDLYAENKPNWVEDVRALDPLDENQMKSFGEAYYLLLNKQYHIEEGTYYYSAVIQLLTEQGVQNFSNISITYDPSYEKVNWHEVAVIRGSEKVNKLERSQIKTFHQESEAERFIYNGTKTQSLEVKDVRIGDVLVYSFSRTGKNPVFDDRFALQTNLNFGQKLGKIYYSFIYDSKRNLKIDTLNCVNEINHEKLSLGALVKETWQGENILPIYYEEMVPAWHVVNMRLQISEYPTWKSVVDWAMPLYTLQNIAPVIKEKVNEVKRQYPNKSDQITALIRFVQDEIRYLGFEDGIHGYKPHDPTQIFSQRYGDCKDKAFLLIHMLDELNVEAYAALVNSSNNKIFNYCQPSPYVFDHCIVVINDEGENIWVDATFSSQGGSYREIFCPNYGKALVLRKGESVLTEVSKSKNYKRIINEYLDVNEHGKGGVFEIQSEYYGGEADEIRDYIRKTDLSRMKKNYTDFYAKKFMLLSRDSTDIRIEDDREKNVLKVKEKYHIEQLWRRSSDHSAYVFDIGPYTLGPDISYPSTNDRKMPFALKYPLNVEHNIWLSMPTEWSIESEEFELVTDYFEGVYEAVYNEMTQTVELHFKYHTKSEEVSLADIHEFVSFNEKLDQNYSFQLIDYDYVMDHAGKKITNSNMSYLFLLVFLAVSIFIFYKLDNSFDPEVELDYEESGKIAGVYYFIAVLVGLSPIINFFIMVRHQFLKHSMWNNMLTLIDKKSLFADIWAMGHFIEYFYIVFSFGMSVFLVYQFYYRRRSFVVLFGVFLVVQVLMEGLFYLIDLFMLNGNEKYAYLANPSAILFALVKAILWGLILYFFKDDLKHTFVYNRKVKRLEYY from the coding sequence ATGAAGCGATTTTACTTTTTGCTGTTGATTACGCTATGGACAGCTTTTGATTTGTATGCAGAAAATAAACCTAATTGGGTTGAGGATGTGAGAGCCTTAGACCCTTTGGATGAGAATCAGATGAAGTCTTTTGGAGAGGCTTATTATTTATTGTTGAATAAACAGTATCATATAGAAGAGGGAACATATTATTATAGTGCCGTCATACAATTATTAACTGAACAAGGAGTTCAAAACTTCTCCAATATTAGTATTACTTATGATCCCTCGTATGAAAAGGTCAATTGGCATGAGGTGGCTGTTATACGTGGAAGTGAAAAAGTCAATAAACTTGAACGTTCACAGATAAAAACGTTTCATCAGGAAAGCGAAGCAGAGAGATTTATTTATAATGGCACAAAGACGCAAAGTTTGGAAGTTAAGGATGTTCGTATAGGAGATGTATTAGTGTATTCGTTTTCACGAACTGGTAAAAACCCTGTGTTTGATGATCGGTTTGCTTTGCAAACCAATCTTAATTTTGGTCAAAAGCTAGGAAAAATATATTACAGCTTCATATACGATTCTAAAAGAAATCTAAAAATAGATACATTGAATTGTGTAAATGAAATTAATCATGAAAAGTTGAGTTTAGGCGCATTAGTTAAAGAGACTTGGCAAGGTGAAAATATTTTGCCGATTTATTATGAAGAAATGGTGCCGGCTTGGCATGTAGTGAATATGAGACTCCAAATATCAGAATATCCTACATGGAAGTCTGTGGTGGATTGGGCTATGCCTTTATACACTTTGCAAAACATTGCTCCAGTGATTAAAGAAAAAGTAAATGAAGTTAAAAGGCAGTATCCAAATAAATCGGATCAGATTACAGCATTAATACGGTTTGTGCAAGATGAGATTCGTTATTTGGGTTTTGAAGATGGTATACATGGGTATAAGCCGCATGATCCTACACAGATATTCAGTCAAAGATATGGAGATTGTAAGGATAAAGCGTTTTTGTTAATACATATGCTTGATGAACTAAATGTCGAGGCTTATGCTGCTCTTGTTAATAGTAGCAATAATAAGATTTTCAATTATTGCCAACCTTCACCATATGTATTTGATCATTGTATCGTAGTGATTAATGATGAGGGTGAAAATATTTGGGTGGATGCCACTTTTTCATCTCAGGGAGGAAGTTACAGAGAAATTTTTTGTCCTAACTACGGTAAGGCTTTGGTTTTACGAAAGGGTGAGAGTGTTCTTACTGAAGTATCAAAATCAAAAAACTATAAAAGAATTATTAATGAATATTTGGATGTCAATGAACATGGAAAGGGAGGTGTTTTTGAAATACAGTCCGAGTATTATGGAGGTGAAGCTGATGAGATTCGAGACTATATTAGGAAGACTGATCTTAGTCGAATGAAGAAAAATTATACGGATTTTTATGCTAAAAAATTTATGTTGCTGAGTAGGGACAGCACTGATATTAGAATAGAAGATGATCGTGAAAAAAATGTATTGAAAGTCAAGGAAAAATATCATATAGAGCAACTTTGGAGAAGAAGTAGTGATCATAGTGCGTATGTATTTGACATAGGTCCTTATACACTTGGACCTGACATAAGTTACCCATCGACAAATGATCGAAAAATGCCTTTTGCTTTGAAATATCCATTGAATGTTGAGCATAATATTTGGTTAAGTATGCCTACGGAGTGGAGTATTGAATCTGAAGAGTTTGAACTTGTAACCGATTACTTTGAAGGGGTGTATGAAGCGGTATATAATGAAATGACTCAAACAGTTGAACTTCATTTTAAATACCATACTAAGAGTGAAGAGGTAAGCTTAGCAGATATACATGAGTTTGTTAGTTTTAATGAAAAACTGGATCAAAATTATTCTTTTCAGCTTATTGATTACGACTATGTAATGGATCATGCTGGAAAAAAAATTACGAATAGTAATATGAGCTATTTGTTTTTGCTTGTGTTTTTGGCCGTATCAATATTTATTTTCTATAAATTAGACAACTCATTTGATCCTGAAGTTGAGCTGGATTACGAAGAATCAGGAAAAATTGCTGGTGTGTATTATTTCATTGCTGTATTAGTTGGCTTGAGCCCTATAATTAATTTTTTTATTATGGTGCGTCATCAATTTTTAAAACATTCGATGTGGAATAATATGTTGACTTTAATTGATAAGAAAAGTTTGTTTGCCGATATATGGGCTATGGGGCATTTCATTGAATATTTTTATATAGTATTTTCTTTTGGGATGTCTGTGTTTTTGGTTTATCAGTTTTATTATAGGCGAAGATCTTTTGTTGTATTGTTTGGAGTGTTTTTGGTTGTTCAAGTGTTGATGGAAGGTTTATTTTACTTGATTGATCTATTTATGTTGAATGGTAACGAGAAGTATGCATATTTAGCGAACCCATCTGCAATATTATTCGCTTTAGTTAAAGCTATTCTTTGGGGTTTGATACTCTATTTCTTTAAAGATGACCTTAAACATACGTTTGTTTATAATCGAAAAGTAAAAAGGCTAGAATATTACTAA
- a CDS encoding FAD-binding and (Fe-S)-binding domain-containing protein has product MNNDLLTKLGDSLEGELYFDDTMKVLYATDASAYREMPTAVSIPKTEEDIKKLIEFAKLHKSSLIPRTAGTSLAGQVVGNGIVMDVSKYFDQILEVNEEEAWVRCHPGVVRDVLNINLAKHGLYYGPETSTANRAMVGGMVGNNSCGANSIVYGSARENLLELRGFLSDGSEVVFKDLSLDEFGKKCISKGLEGKIYRNINDLLANESNAEEIVKEYPKPEIPRRNTGYALDMLLRTEPFGGTEPFNFCKLIAGSEGTLMMITELKLKLHPLPPKEKALVCVHFESIDESLRANLVGLEFKPTASELIDHFILNCTKENIEQQKNRFFVEGEPGAILVIEISSHSEEERDQRVKALIDALKSKELGYHYPVLYGSDMSKIWALRKAGLGLLSNIPGDAKPAPVIEDTAVDVEDLPDYIADFNKKLSEYELSCVHYAHAGTGELHLRPILNLKTKEGNEMFHTIADEIAKLVKKYKGSLSGEHGDGRLRGEFIPFMIGEKNYGMLEQVKNCWDEEHIFNPNKIVNTPSMNSSLRYSPGQRTQELDTALDFTASQGYVRMAEMCNGSGDCRKTHWSGGAMCPSYMATKDEKHTTRARANIIREVLTHDFENPFADKRIEEVFDLCLSCKACKKECPSNVDVAKLKAEYLYQKYKQNGASLRTKSFAYVNAINKLMQPLAPLYNFTIKNSLISPLVKSVMGVAQKRSLPEIAKKSLDKWYKQNVGRLNEGKKKKVYLFCDEFTNYNEPKVGVDSIELLVRLGYTVEIIPHEESGRTFISKGILDKAKEIASKNVSIFSGLVSENSPLIGVEPSAILTFRDEYVSLLRGDEQAKAKKLAKYTFTIEEFLWHEHKAGKITSQDFSDKHGKVKVHVHCYQKALSSQHYTKELLSIPENVNAELIASGCCGMAGSFGYEKEHFEVSMGIGELVLFPSVRNADSETMIAAAGTSCRHQIKDGANRGSLHPASILLDFVNE; this is encoded by the coding sequence ATGAATAATGATCTTTTGACGAAGTTGGGTGATTCCCTCGAAGGTGAATTGTACTTTGATGATACTATGAAAGTCTTGTATGCTACTGATGCATCTGCTTATCGAGAAATGCCTACAGCTGTTTCAATTCCTAAAACTGAGGAAGATATCAAGAAGCTAATAGAGTTTGCTAAGTTGCACAAGAGCTCTTTGATTCCTCGAACTGCGGGCACCTCATTGGCAGGACAAGTAGTGGGAAACGGAATCGTAATGGATGTTTCCAAATATTTTGATCAGATACTAGAAGTCAATGAAGAGGAAGCTTGGGTGAGATGTCACCCGGGTGTTGTCAGGGATGTGTTAAATATAAATCTTGCAAAGCATGGATTGTACTATGGACCAGAAACTTCCACAGCTAATAGAGCTATGGTTGGAGGAATGGTCGGCAATAATTCATGTGGGGCGAACTCTATTGTTTATGGGAGCGCTCGTGAGAATTTATTGGAATTGAGGGGTTTTTTAAGTGATGGATCTGAAGTCGTCTTCAAGGATTTGTCTTTGGACGAGTTTGGCAAGAAATGTATTTCCAAAGGCTTGGAAGGCAAAATTTATAGAAATATTAACGACTTGCTTGCCAATGAATCCAATGCAGAGGAGATTGTGAAAGAATATCCCAAGCCTGAAATTCCGAGAAGGAACACCGGTTATGCTTTGGATATGTTGTTGCGCACGGAACCTTTTGGCGGTACAGAGCCTTTTAATTTTTGCAAATTGATCGCAGGATCTGAGGGCACGCTGATGATGATCACAGAGTTGAAGTTAAAACTTCATCCATTGCCTCCAAAAGAGAAAGCTTTGGTTTGCGTGCATTTTGAGTCGATAGACGAGTCTTTGAGAGCAAACCTTGTGGGATTAGAGTTTAAGCCTACAGCTTCTGAGCTTATAGACCATTTTATTCTCAATTGCACCAAAGAGAATATTGAGCAGCAAAAAAACAGGTTTTTCGTAGAGGGAGAGCCGGGAGCGATTTTAGTGATTGAGATTTCTAGTCATTCCGAGGAAGAAAGAGATCAAAGAGTGAAGGCTTTGATAGATGCATTGAAATCGAAGGAGTTGGGTTATCATTACCCTGTGCTTTATGGAAGCGACATGTCTAAAATTTGGGCTTTGAGAAAAGCAGGGTTGGGACTTTTGTCAAATATTCCAGGAGATGCCAAACCAGCTCCTGTGATTGAAGATACTGCGGTGGATGTTGAGGATTTGCCGGATTATATTGCGGATTTCAATAAGAAGCTTTCAGAATATGAATTGAGTTGCGTTCATTATGCGCATGCGGGTACTGGGGAATTGCACTTGAGGCCGATCCTTAATCTGAAGACTAAAGAAGGCAATGAGATGTTTCATACCATTGCCGATGAGATTGCGAAGCTTGTAAAGAAATACAAAGGCTCTTTGAGTGGTGAGCATGGAGACGGAAGGCTTAGAGGCGAGTTTATTCCATTTATGATTGGTGAGAAGAACTATGGGATGTTGGAGCAAGTGAAAAACTGTTGGGATGAAGAGCATATTTTCAATCCCAATAAGATTGTGAATACGCCAAGCATGAATAGTTCATTGAGATATTCGCCGGGGCAGAGGACTCAGGAATTGGATACTGCCTTGGATTTTACTGCAAGTCAAGGTTATGTGAGGATGGCGGAAATGTGCAATGGCTCTGGAGATTGCAGGAAGACGCATTGGAGCGGTGGAGCTATGTGCCCAAGCTACATGGCTACAAAAGATGAAAAACATACGACTCGAGCAAGAGCGAATATTATCAGAGAAGTATTGACGCATGATTTTGAAAATCCTTTTGCAGATAAGAGAATTGAAGAAGTTTTCGATTTGTGCTTGTCATGCAAAGCTTGCAAAAAAGAATGTCCTTCCAATGTGGATGTCGCCAAGTTGAAAGCTGAATACCTTTATCAAAAATACAAGCAAAATGGTGCAAGCTTGCGAACAAAGAGTTTCGCTTATGTCAATGCTATTAACAAGTTAATGCAGCCATTAGCCCCGCTTTATAACTTTACGATTAAGAACAGTTTGATTTCTCCATTGGTGAAAAGTGTTATGGGGGTCGCTCAAAAAAGAAGCTTGCCTGAAATCGCAAAAAAATCACTGGATAAATGGTATAAACAGAATGTCGGTAGATTGAATGAAGGGAAAAAGAAGAAGGTTTATCTTTTTTGCGATGAGTTTACCAATTACAATGAGCCAAAAGTAGGAGTTGACTCCATAGAGTTGCTTGTGAGGCTTGGTTATACTGTTGAAATTATACCTCATGAGGAGAGTGGCAGAACGTTTATTTCCAAAGGAATTTTAGACAAGGCCAAGGAGATTGCTTCCAAAAATGTGAGCATTTTCTCAGGTTTGGTCAGTGAGAATTCGCCTTTGATCGGAGTTGAGCCTTCTGCTATTTTAACATTCAGGGATGAGTATGTGTCTTTGCTCAGAGGAGACGAGCAGGCTAAAGCTAAGAAGTTGGCGAAATACACATTTACTATAGAAGAATTTCTTTGGCATGAGCATAAAGCAGGAAAAATCACATCTCAAGACTTTTCGGATAAACATGGAAAAGTTAAAGTTCATGTGCATTGTTATCAGAAAGCGCTTTCAAGCCAACACTACACTAAAGAGCTCTTGAGCATTCCAGAGAATGTGAATGCCGAGTTGATAGCTTCAGGGTGTTGCGGCATGGCGGGTTCTTTTGGATATGAGAAAGAGCACTTTGAAGTTTCTATGGGTATTGGAGAGCTGGTTTTATTCCCTTCGGTCAGAAATGCGGACAGTGAAACTATGATCGCAGCAGCTGGCACAAGTTGCAGGCATCAAATCAAAGATGGCGCAAATAGGGGCTCATTACATCCTGCGTCGATATTGTTGGATTTTGTCAACGAATAA
- a CDS encoding response regulator transcription factor: MSTKPQQKVLVVDDEDDIRELLQYNLKKEGYDVETAPDGFKAVEIARKFQPNLILLDIMMPKQDGVETCRQLRDLPELHESFIVFLTARVEEYSEIAAFETGADDYITKPIKPRALMSRINAMFRRESKKKNTTDKISIGNLMIDRSSYTVTIDGSQLTLPKKEFELLYFLAQNPGKVYSRDDLLASIWGADVYVLARTVDVHIRKVREKIGDGYIATVKGVGYKFELSN, encoded by the coding sequence ATGAGTACTAAGCCACAACAAAAAGTGCTTGTTGTTGATGATGAGGACGATATCAGAGAGTTGTTGCAATATAATCTAAAGAAAGAAGGTTATGATGTGGAAACTGCGCCAGATGGATTCAAAGCGGTAGAAATCGCTAGGAAGTTCCAACCTAATCTGATCTTGTTGGACATCATGATGCCAAAGCAGGATGGAGTTGAAACATGTCGCCAACTGAGAGATTTGCCGGAATTGCACGAATCATTCATCGTGTTTTTGACTGCTCGGGTTGAGGAGTACTCTGAAATCGCCGCTTTTGAGACAGGGGCAGACGATTACATTACCAAGCCGATCAAGCCAAGAGCTTTGATGAGTCGTATCAATGCGATGTTTAGAAGGGAGTCAAAGAAGAAAAACACTACTGACAAGATCAGCATTGGAAACCTTATGATTGACAGATCAAGCTATACAGTTACTATTGATGGAAGTCAGCTGACATTGCCAAAGAAAGAGTTTGAATTATTGTATTTCTTAGCTCAAAATCCAGGGAAAGTATACAGCAGAGATGACTTATTGGCGAGCATCTGGGGAGCGGATGTTTATGTGTTGGCTAGAACAGTGGATGTTCATATAAGAAAAGTAAGAGAAAAAATCGGAGATGGGTATATAGCTACTGTAAAAGGAGTTGGATATAAGTTTGAGTTGAGCAACTAA
- a CDS encoding sensor histidine kinase has protein sequence MLFTSRGVAALLSISISIVTTAFLSLVNGVSIDALVVAFLIAFGSSYLLISITFESLIFKEVNQIYSMLSDLKKNDFEFIKKHKKYKKSRNPMKRVKQEIYSYASSKQREIDELKKLEAFRREFLADVSHELKTPIFAAQGFIYTLLDGAVEDETVRVKFLKRAGKSLDGLANLVQNLLSISRMESGDIQLEFEDFDIYKLTQEIYEQFEAKAEKKQIKLIFSEEIPDKVVVFADRQRIMQVLMNLISNAMKYTESPSEVEVDFKVGEKEVTIYVKDTGLGIPPEDLKRIFERFYRVEKSRSKDKGGTGLGLAIVRHILQAHGNTVSVVSTVGKGSTFSFKLPKGEVKQALEIE, from the coding sequence ATGTTATTTACGTCTAGAGGGGTTGCCGCATTGTTGAGTATTTCTATCAGCATAGTTACTACGGCCTTTTTGTCTTTGGTGAATGGCGTTAGTATTGACGCATTGGTTGTGGCGTTTTTGATCGCTTTCGGCTCCTCTTATCTTTTGATAAGCATCACCTTCGAATCGCTGATTTTTAAGGAAGTAAATCAGATTTACTCTATGTTGAGCGATTTGAAGAAAAATGATTTTGAGTTTATCAAAAAGCATAAGAAATACAAGAAGTCTCGAAACCCGATGAAGCGGGTGAAGCAAGAGATTTATTCTTATGCAAGCTCCAAGCAGAGAGAGATCGACGAGCTTAAAAAGCTTGAGGCTTTTCGGAGAGAGTTTTTGGCGGATGTTTCGCATGAGCTTAAAACTCCGATTTTCGCTGCGCAAGGCTTTATCTACACATTGCTTGATGGAGCGGTGGAGGATGAGACTGTGAGAGTGAAATTTCTGAAAAGAGCAGGCAAAAGTTTGGACGGCTTGGCTAATTTAGTTCAGAATTTGCTGTCCATATCCAGAATGGAATCAGGAGATATTCAGTTGGAGTTTGAGGATTTCGATATTTATAAGCTGACGCAAGAGATCTACGAACAGTTTGAAGCCAAAGCTGAGAAAAAGCAGATCAAATTGATTTTCTCGGAAGAAATTCCCGACAAGGTAGTGGTCTTTGCGGATCGGCAAAGAATCATGCAGGTGCTTATGAATCTGATCTCCAATGCGATGAAATATACGGAATCTCCGTCTGAGGTTGAAGTTGATTTTAAAGTTGGAGAGAAGGAAGTTACGATATATGTCAAGGATACGGGGCTAGGAATACCGCCTGAGGATTTGAAAAGGATCTTTGAACGATTCTATAGAGTGGAAAAGAGTAGATCCAAGGATAAAGGAGGCACAGGACTAGGCTTGGCCATTGTGAGGCATATATTGCAAGCTCATGGAAATACGGTAAGTGTGGTGAGCACAGTAGGAAAGGGCTCTACATTTAGCTTTAAATTGCCAAAAGGAGAAGTGAAGCAGGCGCTGGAAATTGAGTAG
- a CDS encoding 2OG-Fe(II) oxygenase → MSEQLQVDSKPEVLEESQAMIFDYEKWYDKLPEMKARYQTDDPYPHIVEDNFMEEWAAEKVRGEFPSVKDDGWIHYVHFNEKKHGLNKLDLLPPFIQETIREFNSPRFVSYLSELTGIDNLIADDQLEGGGLHQSLRNGFLNVHADFTVHPHKRNYRRRVNLLVYFNKDWKPEYKGDLELWTRDMKVCSKSVSPIFNRCVVFNTDEDSYHGLPEPIMCPEDDSRKSIALYYFTEEKEQPKKQTTKYRARPKDGMRSLLIYLDNKVVTVYSLLKSKLGINDDFVSKVLNKFSGKK, encoded by the coding sequence ATGTCAGAACAACTACAAGTGGATTCGAAGCCGGAGGTGCTCGAAGAAAGTCAAGCTATGATTTTTGATTATGAAAAGTGGTACGACAAACTGCCTGAAATGAAGGCGAGGTACCAAACGGATGATCCTTATCCTCATATCGTCGAGGATAATTTTATGGAAGAGTGGGCAGCGGAAAAAGTAAGAGGCGAATTTCCTTCGGTTAAAGATGATGGATGGATACATTATGTCCATTTCAATGAAAAAAAGCATGGATTAAACAAACTTGATTTGTTGCCGCCATTTATTCAGGAAACAATCAGAGAGTTCAATTCGCCAAGGTTCGTTTCATATTTATCCGAGTTGACAGGTATTGATAATTTGATCGCTGATGATCAACTTGAGGGTGGTGGCTTGCATCAAAGCCTTAGAAACGGCTTCTTGAATGTGCATGCTGATTTTACCGTTCATCCTCACAAAAGAAATTATCGCAGAAGAGTTAACCTGTTGGTGTATTTCAATAAAGATTGGAAACCTGAATATAAAGGGGATTTAGAGCTTTGGACCAGAGATATGAAAGTTTGCTCCAAAAGCGTTTCGCCGATATTCAACAGATGCGTTGTGTTTAATACCGACGAGGACTCTTATCATGGCTTGCCGGAGCCAATTATGTGCCCTGAGGATGACAGCCGCAAATCCATCGCTCTATATTATTTCACAGAGGAAAAAGAGCAACCTAAAAAGCAAACGACCAAATACCGAGCAAGGCCTAAGGACGGGATGAGATCTCTATTGATCTATCTTGACAATAAAGTAGTGACAGTATACAGTTTGTTGAAAAGCAAATTGGGGATTAATGATGACTTTGTCAGCAAGGTATTGAATAAGTTTTCAGGCAAGAAGTGA
- a CDS encoding RluA family pseudouridine synthase: MKKFSFEDSILFENDNYIVVNKPPYVSTLEDRNSGVCLLDLAREYCNEVSVCHRLDKETSGAIVFAKNPDAYRHMAMQFENRKVDKIYHAVVEGLHEIDSKKVNAPIAVLKSGGARVDKIKGKEAVTFFSTLKMYRMHTLLEARPVTGRMHQIRVHLASMNCPIVCDEQYGGAFIYLSKIKKKFNLKRGTDEQPLIKRVALHAYQIAFQDLGGEIREITAEYPKDFNVLIKQLEKNSF; this comes from the coding sequence ATGAAAAAATTTAGTTTTGAAGATTCCATTCTTTTTGAGAATGATAATTATATAGTTGTGAACAAGCCACCTTATGTGTCGACTTTGGAAGATAGAAACAGTGGCGTTTGTTTGTTGGATTTGGCAAGAGAATATTGCAATGAGGTTAGTGTCTGCCATCGTTTGGATAAGGAAACCAGTGGTGCGATAGTCTTCGCCAAGAATCCTGATGCTTATCGACATATGGCTATGCAATTTGAAAATAGGAAAGTCGATAAGATATATCACGCGGTAGTTGAGGGACTCCATGAAATCGATAGCAAAAAGGTGAACGCGCCAATTGCGGTGCTTAAATCCGGAGGAGCTAGAGTGGATAAAATTAAAGGCAAGGAAGCTGTCACATTTTTCTCAACTTTGAAAATGTACAGAATGCATACGCTATTGGAAGCTAGACCTGTCACTGGAAGAATGCACCAAATTAGAGTGCACTTGGCTTCAATGAACTGTCCTATCGTATGCGATGAGCAATATGGCGGAGCATTCATTTATCTATCAAAAATAAAGAAGAAGTTTAATCTGAAGAGAGGAACTGACGAGCAGCCTTTGATAAAAAGAGTCGCTCTTCACGCTTATCAAATAGCATTTCAGGATTTGGGTGGAGAAATCAGAGAGATTACGGCGGAATACCCTAAAGACTTTAATGTATTGATTAAACAGTTGGAAAAAAACTCCTTTTAG